A region of Salvelinus alpinus chromosome 6, SLU_Salpinus.1, whole genome shotgun sequence DNA encodes the following proteins:
- the LOC139578124 gene encoding protein PML-like yields the protein MTDEASSVTGFTVRDHRTLLLHGEPVDTIPLREALTSFISFLGSFHEPLLAAHNARRFDCPVLARALRKCSLMDEFQEVVSGFLDTFRISKEMFPSTRTGYSQKSLVRVFLKKTYEAHNALEDVKALQELYQKWSPSQELVRRHTFPLQHASNPYTRRAY from the coding sequence ATGACGGACGAGGCCTCCAGTGTCACAGGGTTCACCGTCAGGGACCACCGGACCCTGCTCCTACACGGTGAACCGGTGGACACCATCCCCCTCAGGGAGGCCCTCACCTCCTTCATCTCTTTCCTCGGATCCTTCCACGAGCCCCTGCTGGCGGCCCACAATGCCCGGCGCTTCGACTGTCCCGTGCTGGCCAGGGCTCTGAGGAAATGCTCCCTGATGGACGAGTTCCAGGAAGTAGTGTCTGGTTTCCTAGATACTTTCAGGATTAGTAAGGAGATGTTTCCATCCACACGGACCGGGTACTCTCAGAAGTCCTTGGTGAGGGTGTTCCTCAAGAAGACGTACGAGGCTCACAACGCCTTGGAGGATGTCAAGGCCCTGCAGGAGCTCTATCAAAAATGGAGTCCCAGCCAGGAACTGGTGCGCCGTCACACCTTCCCCCTGCAACATGCCTCTAACCCATACACTAGAAGGGCTTACTGA